One Helianthus annuus cultivar XRQ/B chromosome 7, HanXRQr2.0-SUNRISE, whole genome shotgun sequence genomic region harbors:
- the LOC110868551 gene encoding arogenate dehydratase/prephenate dehydratase 6, chloroplastic: protein MQCVAPSSSIGYKSTIGTTSYNVFHLPARLNQLNIQCAAAPATANGFASGGIGKSRADWQSSCAILASKVESQQQNTDNSTGADQITVVNGHNSLDLVPIKKLPKPLTIADLSPAPSHGSTLRVAYQGVPGAYSEAAAGKAYPNCDAIPCDQFEVAFQAVELWIADRAVLPVENSLGGSIHRNYDLLLRHRLHIVGEVQLPVHHCLLALPGVRKEFINRVISHPQALAQCELTLTKLGLTVTREAVDDTAGAAEFVAANDLRDTAAIASARAAELYGLNILADGIQDDSSNVTRFVMLAREPIIPRTDIPFKTSIVFAHEQGTSVLFKVLSAFAFRNISLTKIESRPHRNRPIRVVGDENVGTAKHFEYLFYVDFEASMADVRAQNALAEVQEYTSFLRVLGSYPMDMTPWSPSSSSSQ, encoded by the coding sequence atgCAGTGTGTTGCCCCTTCATCAAGTATAGGTTACAAGTCCACAATCGGAACGACGTCGTATAACGTCTTTCACCTGCCCGCTCGGCTCAACCAGCTTAACATCCAATGCGCCGCCGCGCCAGCCACCGCCAACGGCTTCGCATCCGGCGGCATAGGAAAGAGCCGAGCCGACTGGCAAAGCTCGTGTGCGATACTAGCTAGTAAGGTGGAGTCACAACAACAAAACACCGATAACTCCACCGGAGCCGATCAGATAACCGTCGTGAACGGCCACAACAGTTTAGATCTGGTCCCGATCAAAAAGCTACCAAAACCGCTCACAATTGCCGACTTATCACCGGCGCCGTCGCACGGATCTACACTACGAGTCGCGTATCAAGGTGTACCTGGTGCGTACAGTGAAGCCGCCGCCGGAAAAGCTTATCCGAACTGTGACGCCATTCCGTGTGACCAATTCGAAGTCGCGTTTCAAGCGGTGGAGCTTTGGATTGCAGATCGAGCGGTTTTACCGGTGGAAAACTCTCTCGGCGGAAGTATTCACCGTAATTACGATCTGTtattacgccaccgcctccacatCGTCGGAGAAGTTCAACTTCCGGTTCACCACTGCCTGTTAGCACTTCCAGGTGTACGGAAAGAGTTCATTAACCGAGTTATTAGCCATCCGCAAGCGTTAGCTCAGTGCGAGTTAACTCTAACAAAACTCGGATTAACCGTCACTCGTGAAGCAGTCGACGACACCGCCGGAGCGGCAGAGTTTGTTGCCGCGAACGATTTACGCGACACGGCGGCGATTGCATCCGCACGCGCTGCGGAGCTGTACGGATTGAATATTCTCGCTGACGGAATCCAGGACGATTCAAGTAACGTCACGCGCTTCGTGATGCTAGCGCGTGAACCGATTATTCCACGAACGGATATTCCGTTTAAGACGAGTATCGTTTTCGCTCACGAACAGGGGACGTCTGTGCTGTTTAAAGTGTTATCAGCGTTTGCGTTTCGGAACATCAGTTTGACGAAGATTGAGTCACGGCCGCATCGCAACCGTCCGATTCGAGTGGTCGGTGATGAGAATGTAGGAACTGCAAAGCATTTTGAGTACTTGTTTTATGTGGATTTTGAAGCTTCAATGGCGGATGTTAGGGCTCAAAATGCATTGGCAGAGGTTCAGGAATACACATCTTTTTTGAGGGTGTTGGGGAGTTATCCTATGGATATGACCCCTTGGTcaccatcatcgtcatcatctcagtga